A section of the Pedobacter sp. HDW13 genome encodes:
- a CDS encoding TIGR01777 family oxidoreductase, which translates to MKYRKIVLAGGNGYLGGVLAKHLSLITDEIVILSRKAQPKNGNVETIVWDGKTTDEWTKALKNADLLVNLCGKNVNCRYTAKNREEIIQSRLQPTTLLEKVIQKMDNPPNLWINISSATIYRHAEDRYQDEINGEIGTGFSVEVCKAWESSFFENSTPHTRKIALRTGIVLGKEDGAFPRLLNLTRTGMGGRQGNGEQYVSWVHEQDVALCIEWLLEQEKISGIINCTAPEPVKNHVLMSQIRKTCGINFGLPTPAWLLAIGAKIIGTETELILKSRWVKPTILLNNDFEFKHPTIERAVKDILK; encoded by the coding sequence ATGAAGTACAGAAAAATTGTCCTGGCTGGGGGAAATGGTTATTTGGGTGGCGTGCTAGCTAAACATCTCAGTTTAATAACGGATGAAATCGTTATCCTTTCGAGGAAAGCCCAGCCAAAAAACGGGAATGTTGAAACTATAGTTTGGGATGGAAAAACAACAGACGAGTGGACTAAGGCGCTCAAAAACGCCGACCTACTTGTAAATCTTTGCGGCAAAAATGTAAACTGCAGGTACACCGCCAAAAATAGGGAAGAAATTATCCAATCAAGGTTGCAACCAACAACTTTGTTGGAAAAGGTAATACAGAAAATGGATAACCCACCTAATCTATGGATCAATATTAGTTCTGCAACTATATATCGCCATGCTGAAGACCGCTATCAGGATGAAATTAATGGAGAAATAGGGACAGGTTTTTCAGTAGAGGTATGTAAGGCCTGGGAAAGCAGCTTTTTTGAAAATAGTACTCCTCATACGAGGAAAATAGCTTTAAGGACGGGCATAGTGCTCGGTAAAGAAGATGGCGCCTTTCCGAGGTTGTTAAATCTTACAAGGACAGGCATGGGTGGCAGGCAGGGCAACGGTGAGCAGTATGTAAGCTGGGTGCATGAGCAAGATGTAGCCTTGTGTATTGAATGGTTACTCGAACAGGAAAAAATTAGCGGTATTATTAACTGTACGGCTCCAGAGCCTGTTAAAAACCATGTTCTAATGTCACAAATTAGGAAAACTTGTGGAATAAACTTTGGATTACCAACACCTGCCTGGTTATTGGCAATAGGTGCAAAGATTATAGGCACCGAAACCGAACTGATTTTAAAAAGCAGGTGGGTTAAGCCTACAATTTTATTAAATAATGACTTTGAATTTAAACACCCAACCATTGAGCGTGCAGTTAAAGATATTTTAAAATAA
- a CDS encoding SRPBCC family protein, whose protein sequence is MPTILLKTRIYAPIEKCFDLSRDLDLHMESMKDSKEKIIAGRSNGLIGLGEEVTWQARHFGLSFNMTNKITAMKPPFYFVDEMLSGPFKTLHHQHHFTLADAYTEMTDIFAFQSPMGTLGRLVDLLFLKRYMHKLLIARNQVIKSVAERP, encoded by the coding sequence ATGCCAACCATATTGCTAAAAACAAGAATTTATGCACCAATAGAAAAGTGCTTCGATTTATCCAGAGATTTAGACCTGCACATGGAATCAATGAAAGATAGTAAAGAAAAAATTATTGCCGGAAGATCGAATGGTTTAATCGGACTTGGCGAAGAGGTTACCTGGCAAGCCAGGCATTTTGGGCTAAGTTTTAACATGACAAACAAAATTACGGCAATGAAACCTCCGTTTTATTTTGTTGATGAAATGCTAAGTGGGCCTTTTAAAACACTCCACCATCAACACCATTTCACTTTAGCAGATGCCTATACGGAAATGACAGATATTTTTGCATTCCAATCTCCCATGGGCACACTTGGTCGCTTGGTGGATCTATTATTTTTGAAGCGGTATATGCATAAATTATTAATTGCCCGAAATCAAGTCATAAAATCAGTGGCAGAGCGACCATAA
- a CDS encoding DUF4834 family protein, producing the protein MTLIKFIFITILVLWLIRMLVRLILPMLFNNLASKMQSQATGQQQQQRRSKPEGSISIDYMPPKPDQSKTDKLGDFVDYEEVK; encoded by the coding sequence ATGACATTAATAAAATTCATTTTCATAACAATATTAGTGCTTTGGCTGATCAGAATGTTGGTCAGATTGATACTACCTATGCTGTTTAATAACTTGGCAAGTAAAATGCAAAGTCAGGCCACAGGTCAACAGCAACAACAAAGAAGGTCTAAACCAGAAGGTTCTATTTCAATAGATTATATGCCTCCAAAACCCGATCAAAGTAAAACGGATAAACTTGGTGACTTTGTGGATTACGAAGAAGTAAAATAA
- a CDS encoding YwbE family protein, producing MDGQNRKDIYPGLEVGIILKKDQRSGNITYGIVKDMLTSSAFHSRGIKVRLEDGQVGRVAEIVED from the coding sequence ATGGACGGGCAGAACAGAAAAGATATTTATCCGGGATTAGAAGTCGGAATTATTTTGAAGAAAGATCAAAGATCGGGAAACATTACCTACGGTATCGTTAAAGATATGCTTACTTCATCCGCATTCCACTCTCGGGGAATAAAAGTTCGGCTCGAAGATGGCCAGGTAGGCCGCGTTGCTGAAATTGTTGAAGATTGA
- a CDS encoding DUF3472 domain-containing protein, with translation MKSLKLVTLIVLGAIGLDGYAQNQANITLPLAGNAYSSLHEDSERTLSNRGIVNWSNQKEYFTAYFRVSKPGTVIVSLNEKPLVDGQSTIEFSINNQPKKVNFDESKAFDGKIGEWTVKDTGYVALTIKGLSKSGNKFPSIANLVINGSAIEGKTAYVKNNEGNFFHWGRRGPSVHLNYLQPENVNAEWYYNEVTVPKGEDILGSYFMANGFGEGYFGMQVNSPTERHILFSVWSPFNTDDPKSIPESHKIKMLKKGENVHTGEFGNEGAGGQSYLNYMWKAGNTYKFLLHGVPGKDSLTTYTAYFFAPETNKWQLIASFTRPQTKTYLKRFHSFLENFSPVQGDLSRKVLFNNQWICDDKGVWTELKSARFTTDNTGMKGYRMDYQGGIDKGAFYLKNGGFFNDYTSPRKVLNRTTVGKRPEIDFSKLP, from the coding sequence ATGAAATCTTTAAAACTAGTAACGCTGATCGTACTCGGCGCTATCGGGCTGGATGGTTATGCCCAAAATCAAGCAAATATTACGCTCCCATTAGCAGGTAATGCATACAGTTCGCTTCACGAGGATTCTGAGAGAACCTTATCCAACAGGGGAATAGTAAACTGGTCAAACCAAAAAGAGTATTTCACCGCTTATTTCAGGGTTTCTAAGCCAGGTACGGTGATTGTTTCGCTTAATGAAAAGCCACTTGTTGATGGTCAGTCAACTATTGAATTTTCAATCAATAATCAACCTAAAAAAGTAAATTTTGATGAAAGTAAAGCTTTTGATGGCAAAATTGGCGAGTGGACGGTTAAAGATACCGGATACGTTGCCTTAACCATTAAGGGTTTAAGTAAAAGCGGAAACAAGTTTCCTTCCATTGCAAATTTGGTAATCAACGGATCGGCTATTGAAGGCAAAACAGCCTATGTTAAAAATAACGAAGGCAATTTCTTTCATTGGGGCCGTCGCGGACCATCTGTTCATTTAAACTATCTACAACCTGAAAATGTAAATGCCGAATGGTATTATAACGAAGTTACCGTGCCAAAAGGAGAAGATATTCTGGGTTCTTATTTTATGGCCAATGGCTTTGGCGAAGGTTATTTTGGGATGCAGGTTAACAGTCCTACCGAAAGACATATCCTGTTTTCGGTTTGGAGTCCTTTTAATACCGACGATCCTAAAAGCATCCCTGAATCGCACAAAATTAAAATGCTTAAGAAAGGTGAGAATGTGCATACCGGCGAATTTGGTAATGAAGGAGCAGGCGGTCAGAGCTATTTAAACTATATGTGGAAAGCAGGAAATACCTATAAATTTTTACTCCATGGCGTTCCGGGAAAAGATAGCCTAACTACTTATACCGCTTACTTTTTTGCACCCGAAACCAATAAATGGCAGTTAATAGCCAGCTTTACCAGGCCACAAACCAAAACTTATTTAAAACGTTTCCATTCCTTTTTAGAAAATTTTTCGCCTGTACAAGGAGATTTATCCAGAAAAGTTTTGTTTAATAACCAATGGATCTGCGATGATAAAGGCGTTTGGACAGAATTAAAATCGGCCAGGTTTACTACCGATAACACCGGCATGAAAGGTTACCGGATGGATTATCAGGGTGGGATTGACAAAGGAGCTTTTTACCTGAAAAATGGTGGCTTTTTTAACGATTACACCTCGCCAAGAAAAGTATTGAACAGAACCACTGTTGGTAAGCGGCCAGAAATAGATTTCAGTAAATTACCATAG
- the uvrB gene encoding excinuclease ABC subunit UvrB: MKFKITSEYQPTGDQPNAIKQLVDGVNANEHYQTLLGVTGSGKTFTVANVIEQTQKPTLILSHNKTLAAQLYGEFKNFFPENSVNYFVSYYDYYQPEAFIASSNTYIEKDLSINEEIEKLRLRTTSSLMSGRRDIIVVSSISCIYGMGNPEDFSKMVFRFGVGLRISRNAFLHSLVEILYSRTTTDFKRGTFRVKGDTVDIYPAYLDHAYRISFFGDDIEELSSIDPVSGKTLEKLEDMAIYPANLFVTPKDRFNSSIWGIQEELEIRKNQLIADRHLLEAKRLEERTNFDIEMMKELGYCSGIENYSRFFDGRQPGMRPFCLLDYFPDDYLMVIDESHVTVPQIRAMYGGDRSRKLSLVEYGFRLPAALDNRPLNFNEFEALAPQTIYVSATPAEYELEKSEGVVIEQVIRPTGLLDPIIEIRPAINQVDDLLDEIDLTIKDGGRILVTTLTKRMAEELTKYLDRLNIKTRYIHSEIKTLERVEILRGLRLGEFDVLVGINLLREGLDLPEVTLVAILDADKEGFLRSEKSLIQTIGRAARNDKGRVIMYADGMTDSMEKTIDETNRRREKQIAYNLEHGITPKTVGKSREAILEQTSVLDFSQKASDNKARAYIENAEISIAADPIVQYMGKGEMQRAIDNTRKDMQKAAKEMDFLQAAKLRDEMFALEKMFNEKFSK, from the coding sequence ATGAAATTTAAAATCACCTCAGAATACCAACCTACCGGAGATCAACCCAATGCCATCAAACAACTGGTTGATGGTGTAAACGCTAACGAACATTATCAAACTTTACTTGGTGTAACCGGATCAGGCAAAACCTTTACGGTAGCTAACGTAATTGAACAAACCCAAAAGCCAACATTAATTTTAAGCCACAATAAAACACTGGCTGCCCAGCTTTACGGCGAGTTTAAGAATTTCTTCCCCGAAAATTCTGTCAATTACTTTGTTTCTTACTACGATTATTATCAGCCAGAGGCGTTTATTGCTTCAAGTAATACCTACATCGAAAAAGACCTGAGCATTAACGAAGAGATAGAAAAGCTGCGCTTGCGCACCACATCATCTTTAATGAGTGGCAGGCGCGACATTATTGTCGTATCCTCTATTTCCTGTATTTACGGTATGGGTAACCCCGAAGATTTTTCTAAAATGGTTTTCCGTTTTGGGGTTGGACTAAGAATTTCGAGAAATGCTTTTTTACACAGTTTGGTGGAGATTTTATATTCGCGTACCACAACTGATTTTAAACGCGGAACATTTAGGGTTAAGGGCGATACTGTGGATATTTATCCTGCGTACCTCGATCATGCCTACCGCATTTCATTTTTTGGAGATGACATTGAAGAGCTGTCCTCCATTGATCCGGTTTCGGGTAAAACTTTAGAAAAATTAGAAGATATGGCCATTTATCCGGCCAATCTTTTCGTTACGCCTAAAGATCGCTTCAATTCTTCTATCTGGGGTATTCAGGAAGAACTGGAGATCAGAAAGAACCAGTTAATTGCCGACAGGCATTTACTCGAAGCCAAGCGTTTAGAAGAGCGGACTAATTTTGATATCGAAATGATGAAAGAACTGGGCTATTGCTCAGGTATTGAAAATTACTCGCGTTTTTTCGACGGCAGGCAGCCGGGTATGCGCCCATTTTGTTTGTTAGACTACTTTCCTGATGATTATTTAATGGTGATTGATGAAAGTCATGTTACGGTGCCGCAAATCAGGGCCATGTACGGAGGAGACAGGTCACGTAAACTTTCGTTGGTTGAATATGGTTTCCGTTTGCCGGCTGCGCTGGATAACAGACCGTTAAATTTTAATGAATTTGAAGCACTTGCCCCACAAACCATTTACGTAAGCGCAACACCAGCCGAGTATGAACTGGAAAAATCAGAAGGTGTAGTAATAGAGCAGGTAATCAGACCAACCGGCTTGTTAGATCCAATTATCGAGATCAGACCAGCCATTAACCAGGTTGATGATTTACTGGATGAAATAGACCTGACTATTAAAGATGGCGGGCGTATTTTGGTAACAACTTTAACCAAGCGTATGGCCGAAGAGTTAACCAAATATCTGGACCGTTTGAATATAAAAACACGGTATATCCACTCTGAAATTAAGACTCTGGAACGTGTAGAGATTCTTCGTGGTCTGCGATTGGGTGAGTTTGATGTGTTGGTTGGTATTAACCTTTTACGTGAAGGTTTGGATTTACCCGAAGTAACATTGGTTGCCATTTTGGATGCCGATAAGGAAGGCTTTTTGCGTTCAGAGAAATCGTTAATTCAAACCATTGGCCGTGCTGCACGTAACGATAAAGGAAGGGTTATCATGTATGCTGATGGTATGACAGACAGTATGGAGAAAACCATCGACGAAACTAACCGGCGTCGGGAAAAACAGATTGCTTACAACCTTGAGCATGGTATTACACCTAAAACGGTAGGCAAATCGCGCGAAGCAATTTTAGAACAGACTTCTGTCCTCGATTTCTCTCAAAAAGCAAGCGATAATAAAGCCAGGGCTTATATCGAAAATGCCGAAATCAGCATTGCTGCCGATCCAATTGTTCAATATATGGGCAAGGGAGAAATGCAGCGTGCAATTGACAATACCCGTAAGGATATGCAGAAGGCTGCCAAAGAGATGGACTTTTTACAAGCTGCAAAGTTGCGTGATGAAATGTTTGCGCTTGAGAAAATGTTTAACGAAAAATTTAGTAAGTAA